From a region of the Nocardioides ginsengisegetis genome:
- a CDS encoding ABC transporter permease produces MAMLTTSVGRAAASPVSAGEATGLLLYRNYLAYRRAWYIFVSGFLEPVFYLFSIGVGVGQLISGFEFNGQTIPYAEFVAPGMLAASAMNGSLLDSTFNFFFKLKYNKLFDQMLATPLTTMDIARGELSWSLLRGGVYSAGFLVVMLAMGLVSSWWAVLVVPAALLIGLAFGGVCMALTTFMRSWQDFEFVTLATLPMFLFSATFFPVTAFPGAVRWIVELTPLYRGVVLCRELTTGALSWGSAASVVYLVVMGLVGLMVVRRRLDKLLLT; encoded by the coding sequence ATGGCCATGCTGACGACGAGCGTCGGTCGCGCCGCCGCCTCCCCGGTCTCGGCCGGCGAGGCCACCGGGCTGCTGCTCTACCGCAACTACCTGGCCTACCGCCGCGCCTGGTACATCTTCGTCTCCGGCTTCCTCGAGCCGGTCTTCTACCTCTTCTCGATCGGCGTCGGCGTCGGCCAGCTGATCAGCGGCTTCGAGTTCAACGGCCAGACGATCCCCTACGCCGAGTTCGTCGCGCCGGGCATGCTCGCGGCCTCGGCGATGAACGGCTCGCTGCTCGACTCGACGTTCAACTTCTTCTTCAAGCTCAAGTACAACAAGCTCTTCGACCAGATGCTGGCCACGCCGCTGACCACCATGGACATCGCGCGCGGCGAGCTGAGCTGGTCGCTGCTCCGGGGCGGCGTCTACTCCGCGGGCTTCCTGGTCGTGATGCTGGCGATGGGGCTGGTCAGCTCCTGGTGGGCGGTGCTGGTCGTGCCGGCCGCGCTGCTGATCGGCCTCGCGTTCGGCGGGGTCTGCATGGCGCTGACGACGTTCATGCGGAGCTGGCAGGACTTCGAGTTCGTGACCCTGGCGACGTTGCCGATGTTCCTGTTCTCGGCGACCTTCTTCCCGGTCACCGCCTTCCCCGGCGCGGTGCGCTGGATCGTCGAGCTCACCCCGCTCTATCGCGGCGTGGTGCTCTGCCGCGAGCTGACCACCGGCGCCCTGTCGTGGGGCTCGGCCGCCTCGGTCGTCTACCTCGTCGTCATGGGCCTGGTCGGCCTGATGGTCGTGCGCCGACGCCTGGACAAGCTGCTGCTGACCTGA
- a CDS encoding ABC transporter ATP-binding protein: MADTDSMIHAQGLRKSFGDFEAVKGIDVDVRRGEAFGFLGPNGAGKSSTMRMIAAVSPVSGGELRVIGLDPDTDGPAVRSRLGVCPQEDTLDTELTVRDNLFVYGRYFGLPRKEVRSRVEELLEFVQLTEKADAMVEDLSGGMKRRLTIARSLINKPDLLLLDEPTTGLDPQARHVVWDRLFRLKQQGVTLVLTTHYMDEAEQLCDRLVVMDKGLIVAEGSPLSLIREHSTREVAELRFGVAAEGDSHEQLAEKVADLGDRVEVLPDRLLVYSNDGEEVIAKVHERGLEPVAVLVRRSTLEDVFLRLTGRTLVD; this comes from the coding sequence GTGGCTGACACCGATTCCATGATCCATGCCCAAGGGCTCCGCAAGAGCTTCGGAGACTTCGAGGCCGTCAAGGGCATCGATGTCGACGTCCGACGCGGCGAGGCATTCGGCTTCCTCGGTCCCAACGGTGCCGGCAAGTCCTCGACGATGCGGATGATCGCGGCGGTCTCGCCCGTCAGCGGGGGAGAGTTGCGGGTGATCGGCCTCGACCCTGACACCGACGGCCCGGCCGTCCGCAGCCGCCTCGGCGTCTGCCCGCAGGAGGACACCCTCGACACCGAGCTCACGGTGCGCGACAACCTCTTCGTCTACGGCCGCTACTTCGGCCTGCCGCGCAAGGAGGTCCGCTCGCGCGTCGAGGAGCTGCTGGAGTTCGTGCAGCTGACCGAGAAGGCCGACGCGATGGTCGAGGACCTCTCGGGCGGCATGAAGCGGCGCCTCACCATCGCCCGCAGCCTGATCAACAAGCCTGACCTGCTGCTGCTCGACGAGCCGACCACAGGCCTCGACCCGCAGGCCCGCCACGTCGTGTGGGACCGGCTGTTCCGGCTCAAGCAGCAGGGCGTGACGCTCGTCCTCACGACCCACTACATGGACGAGGCCGAGCAGCTCTGCGACCGGCTGGTGGTCATGGACAAGGGCCTGATCGTGGCCGAGGGCTCACCGCTCTCGCTCATCCGCGAGCACTCCACCCGGGAGGTCGCCGAGCTCCGGTTCGGGGTCGCGGCCGAGGGCGACAGCCACGAGCAGCTCGCCGAGAAGGTCGCCGACCTCGGCGACCGCGTCGAGGTGCTGCCCGACCGTCTGCTCGTCTACAGCAACGACGGCGAGGAGGTCATCGCCAAGGTCCACGAGCGCGGCCTCGAGCCGGTGGCCGTCCTGGTGCGGCGCTCCACCCTCGAGGACGTCTTCCTGCGCCTCACCGGCCGCACGTTGGTGGACTGA
- a CDS encoding HNH endonuclease, translating to MFESSDPEVVIDHAAMWVGLLGDIEPTELTDAQIVDELAAQERLTSASAAAKARLAAELHRRRVTAERSVGVPAERLARAVGHEVAMARRESPHAGREHLALALALQDMPHTYAALARGDINEQRAQIVVRESADLTPDDRSCLDATLGPQLVGMGNHDVLVAARRIAYELDVAGAEERAHRARTRRRVTLRPLGDGMSRISADLPAADAHCAMTELRQRAGVLRAAGDDRRHDQIMADELCNRLDAPALAGTRRVGVQLVMSAEMLLGRDRTTPPHLVGYGPITPGTAADLIAEAEEDVLLRRIYADPWTNTLVAMDSTDIVFTGNLRRLLHARDGDTCRTPWCDAPSRHGDHVTPRADGGTTTLDGGQGLCEACNYAKEQPGWRHRTTSTWPDQHTVEITTPTGHRHHSRAPGLPVEPSTTDTARPIVVELYTSPIDVDLELAA from the coding sequence ATGTTCGAATCGTCTGACCCAGAGGTGGTGATCGACCACGCCGCGATGTGGGTGGGCCTGCTCGGGGACATCGAGCCGACTGAGCTGACCGACGCCCAGATCGTCGACGAGCTCGCCGCGCAGGAGCGGCTGACGTCTGCCTCGGCCGCCGCGAAGGCCCGGCTGGCCGCCGAGCTGCACCGCCGGCGCGTCACTGCGGAGCGGTCCGTGGGAGTGCCGGCCGAGCGGCTGGCACGGGCGGTCGGACACGAGGTCGCGATGGCCCGCCGGGAGTCCCCGCACGCCGGCCGCGAGCACCTCGCGCTGGCCCTCGCCCTGCAGGACATGCCCCACACCTACGCAGCGCTGGCCCGCGGCGACATCAACGAGCAGCGCGCCCAGATCGTCGTCCGCGAGTCTGCCGACCTCACCCCCGACGACCGGTCCTGTCTGGACGCCACGCTCGGCCCGCAGCTCGTCGGGATGGGCAATCACGACGTGCTGGTCGCGGCCCGTCGGATCGCCTACGAGCTCGACGTCGCCGGCGCGGAGGAGCGCGCCCACCGGGCCCGCACCCGACGCCGGGTCACCCTGCGGCCCCTAGGCGACGGGATGTCCCGGATCTCCGCCGACCTGCCGGCCGCCGACGCGCACTGCGCGATGACCGAGCTCCGGCAGAGAGCTGGGGTGCTCCGCGCCGCGGGCGACGACCGCCGCCACGACCAGATCATGGCCGACGAGCTCTGCAACCGCCTCGACGCGCCCGCGCTGGCCGGCACCCGCCGGGTCGGGGTCCAGCTCGTGATGAGCGCCGAGATGCTCCTCGGCCGCGACCGGACCACCCCGCCCCACCTCGTCGGCTACGGCCCGATCACCCCCGGCACCGCCGCGGACCTCATCGCCGAGGCCGAGGAGGACGTCCTGCTCCGCCGGATCTACGCCGACCCCTGGACCAACACCCTGGTCGCGATGGACTCCACCGACATCGTCTTCACCGGCAACCTGCGCCGCCTCCTCCACGCCCGCGACGGCGACACCTGCCGCACCCCGTGGTGCGACGCACCCTCGCGCCACGGCGACCACGTCACCCCCAGGGCCGACGGCGGCACCACCACCCTCGACGGCGGCCAGGGACTCTGCGAGGCCTGCAACTACGCCAAGGAACAACCCGGTTGGCGACATCGCACCACCAGCACCTGGCCCGACCAGCACACCGTCGAGATCACCACCCCCACCGGACATCGACACCACTCGCGCGCCCCCGGGCTGCCCGTCGAACCCAGCACCACGGACACCGCACGACCGATCGTCGTCGAGCTCTACACCAGCCCCATCGACGTCGACCTCGAGCTCGCCGCCTAG
- a CDS encoding protein adenylyltransferase SelO family protein, giving the protein MSVVPALTVTLGSRFAGELPEMAVRWQAEDAPDPRLLVLNEPLAVELGLDPEGLRTPEGVRLLVGNAVPEGASPVAQAYSGHQFGGFSPRLGDGRALLLGELTDTDGRLRDLHLKGSGRTPFARGGDGLAAVGPMLREHVVSEAMHALGIPTTRSLAVVATGRPVRRESILPGAVLARVASSHLRVGSFQYAAATGDRDLLRRLADHAIARHHPGAAVAEAPYLALFEAVVAAQASLVARWMLVGFIHGVMNTDNMTISGETIDYGPCAFLDAFDPATVFSSIDEQGRYAYANQPLIAEWNLARLAEALLPLLHDDQEQAVEIAVAALGEFRVHYSAAWSAGMREKLGLPAGLDDSVVSPLVEELLGLMKAGHVDHTSCYRALGVAARGDVEPARALFLDLAGFDAWVARWLALSPSATAMDAVNPVYVPRNHLVEEALDAATAGDLAPLTALLGAVTAPYDERPGLERYAAPAPGDFGATYRTFCGT; this is encoded by the coding sequence GTGAGCGTCGTACCCGCCCTGACCGTGACCCTGGGCTCCCGCTTCGCCGGGGAGCTGCCGGAGATGGCCGTGCGCTGGCAGGCCGAGGACGCGCCGGACCCGCGCCTGCTGGTCCTCAACGAGCCGCTCGCCGTCGAGCTCGGCCTCGACCCCGAGGGGCTGCGCACGCCCGAGGGTGTGCGGCTGCTGGTCGGCAACGCGGTGCCGGAGGGTGCCTCGCCGGTGGCGCAGGCCTACTCCGGGCACCAGTTCGGCGGGTTCTCGCCGCGGCTCGGCGACGGGCGTGCGCTGCTGCTCGGCGAGCTCACCGATACGGACGGCCGGCTGCGCGACTTGCACCTCAAGGGCTCCGGCCGCACCCCCTTCGCCCGCGGCGGCGACGGGCTCGCCGCAGTCGGTCCGATGCTCCGCGAGCACGTCGTCAGCGAGGCGATGCACGCGCTGGGGATCCCGACCACCCGGTCGCTGGCCGTCGTCGCGACCGGACGTCCGGTGCGTCGCGAGAGCATCCTGCCCGGTGCCGTGCTGGCGCGGGTCGCGAGTAGCCACCTGCGGGTCGGCAGCTTCCAGTACGCCGCCGCCACCGGTGACCGCGACCTGCTGCGCCGGCTCGCCGACCACGCGATCGCCCGCCACCACCCGGGTGCCGCGGTCGCGGAGGCGCCGTACCTCGCGCTCTTCGAGGCCGTGGTAGCGGCCCAGGCGTCGCTCGTCGCGCGGTGGATGCTCGTCGGCTTCATCCACGGTGTGATGAACACCGACAACATGACGATCTCGGGGGAGACGATCGACTACGGGCCGTGCGCGTTCCTCGACGCGTTCGACCCGGCGACCGTGTTCAGCTCGATCGACGAGCAGGGCCGCTACGCCTACGCCAACCAGCCGCTGATTGCCGAGTGGAACCTCGCCCGGCTCGCCGAGGCACTGCTGCCGCTCCTGCACGATGACCAGGAGCAGGCGGTCGAGATCGCGGTCGCCGCGCTGGGGGAGTTCCGCGTCCACTACTCCGCCGCCTGGTCCGCCGGGATGCGGGAGAAGCTCGGGCTGCCGGCCGGTCTCGACGACTCCGTCGTGTCGCCGCTCGTCGAGGAGCTGCTGGGGCTGATGAAGGCCGGTCACGTCGACCACACGTCCTGCTACCGCGCGCTCGGCGTTGCGGCCCGGGGTGACGTCGAGCCCGCCCGCGCCCTCTTCCTCGACCTCGCGGGGTTCGACGCGTGGGTCGCGCGCTGGCTGGCGCTCTCGCCGTCGGCCACGGCGATGGACGCGGTCAACCCCGTCTACGTCCCGCGCAACCACCTCGTCGAGGAGGCCCTCGACGCCGCCACCGCCGGCGACCTCGCCCCCCTCACCGCGCTCCTCGGCGCCGTCACCGCGCCGTACGACGAGCGTCCCGGGCTCGAGCGGTACGCCGCGCCGGCGCCGGGCGACTTCGGGGCGACGTACCGGACGTTCTGCGGGACCTGA
- a CDS encoding RNA polymerase sigma factor, giving the protein MDETAELAELYDASYRRLVVQLYAVCGDLADAEDAVQEAFVTAIRKGRGLRGVANPEAWVRTAALNRLRHSWRHSSVVRRYQPRVPGPQAPVEAGPDRVAIVTALAQVERDQREVVVLHYLADLGIAEIAAELGVPEGTVKSRLARARTRLAPLLDEKEDRHA; this is encoded by the coding sequence ATGGACGAGACAGCCGAGCTGGCGGAGCTGTACGACGCGTCGTACCGCCGCCTCGTCGTGCAGCTCTACGCGGTGTGCGGCGACCTGGCCGACGCCGAGGACGCGGTGCAGGAGGCCTTCGTGACCGCGATCCGCAAGGGCCGGGGTCTCCGGGGGGTCGCCAACCCCGAGGCCTGGGTCCGCACCGCCGCGCTGAACCGGCTGCGGCACTCCTGGCGCCACTCCTCGGTCGTGCGCCGCTACCAGCCACGCGTGCCGGGTCCGCAGGCGCCGGTCGAGGCCGGCCCCGACCGGGTCGCGATCGTGACCGCGCTGGCGCAGGTCGAGCGCGACCAGCGCGAGGTGGTGGTGCTGCACTACCTCGCCGACCTCGGCATCGCCGAGATCGCCGCCGAGCTCGGGGTGCCCGAGGGCACCGTGAAGTCCCGGCTGGCCCGGGCGCGGACCCGGCTGGCGCCCCTCCTCGACGAGAAGGAGGACCGTCATGCCTGA
- a CDS encoding AAA family ATPase: MTTRPTLFLTVGLPGTGKTTEARRLEVEEKALRLTKDEWVKALYGLANPPSASDVIEGRLIEIGLRALELGINVVIDFGLWGRDERSALRQAGAGLGAAVEMRYLELPPAEQRRRLDRRQAEEPHTTWNMSDEELAEWADIISIPTQGELDGSEPVDCPPAGFATWEEWRRHRWPPSVP, translated from the coding sequence ATGACGACACGACCGACTCTGTTCCTGACCGTAGGACTGCCAGGCACAGGGAAGACCACCGAAGCACGGCGCCTCGAAGTCGAGGAGAAGGCTCTTCGCCTCACGAAGGACGAGTGGGTCAAGGCCCTTTACGGGCTCGCGAACCCGCCGTCGGCCTCGGACGTGATCGAAGGCCGGCTCATCGAGATCGGGCTGCGCGCCCTCGAACTCGGCATCAACGTCGTCATTGACTTCGGCCTCTGGGGGCGAGACGAGCGCTCCGCGCTCCGCCAGGCAGGTGCCGGCCTCGGCGCAGCGGTGGAGATGCGCTACCTCGAACTCCCACCGGCCGAGCAGCGGAGACGACTTGACCGGCGCCAAGCCGAAGAGCCGCACACGACGTGGAACATGTCGGACGAGGAACTCGCCGAGTGGGCTGACATCATCAGCATCCCGACGCAAGGGGAACTCGACGGCAGCGAACCTGTCGATTGTCCCCCAGCAGGATTTGCGACGTGGGAGGAGTGGCGCAGGCATCGCTGGCCCCCGTCGGTCCCCTGA
- a CDS encoding ABC transporter permease, whose protein sequence is MGVEVQPQANVFAGASRLFDYWAIAYKRTWKGSAISSFVTPLLYVVAMGVLLGGFIKGDPAKLEGATSYLAFVAPGMVAAQAMTTVFGEVTYPVMGMIKWHKSYYGMIATPLGVPEVILAHLGFVAFRVATTCAVFFAVMAPFGVFASVPGVIAAFFVQLLIGMAFATPIYAFTAGLKDESAFSLVFRLGMIPLFLFSGAFFPIANLSPFLEAVAKVTPLWHGVDLTRMLTLGQVDGSMVLVHLVYLTVLALAGWFAAVHRLQKRMII, encoded by the coding sequence ATGGGCGTCGAGGTCCAGCCCCAGGCCAACGTCTTCGCGGGCGCATCCCGCCTCTTCGACTACTGGGCGATCGCCTACAAGCGCACCTGGAAGGGCAGCGCGATCTCGTCCTTCGTGACGCCGTTGCTGTACGTCGTCGCGATGGGCGTGCTGCTCGGCGGGTTCATCAAGGGCGACCCCGCCAAGCTCGAGGGCGCGACGTCCTACCTCGCGTTCGTGGCTCCCGGCATGGTCGCGGCCCAGGCGATGACGACCGTGTTCGGCGAGGTGACCTACCCCGTCATGGGCATGATCAAGTGGCACAAGTCCTACTACGGCATGATCGCCACCCCGCTGGGCGTGCCCGAGGTGATCCTGGCCCACCTCGGCTTCGTGGCGTTCCGGGTGGCGACGACCTGCGCGGTGTTCTTCGCGGTGATGGCGCCGTTCGGCGTGTTCGCCTCGGTCCCCGGGGTGATCGCGGCGTTCTTCGTCCAGCTCCTCATCGGGATGGCCTTCGCGACCCCGATCTACGCCTTCACCGCGGGCCTGAAGGACGAGTCGGCGTTCTCGCTGGTCTTCCGGCTCGGGATGATCCCGCTCTTCCTCTTCTCGGGCGCCTTCTTCCCGATCGCCAACCTCAGCCCCTTCCTCGAGGCGGTCGCCAAGGTCACGCCGCTGTGGCACGGCGTCGACCTCACCCGGATGCTCACCCTCGGCCAGGTCGACGGGTCGATGGTGCTCGTCCACCTCGTCTACCTGACGGTGCTGGCCCTGGCCGGTTGGTTCGCCGCCGTCCACCGACTCCAGAAGCGGATGATCATCTGA
- a CDS encoding CapA family protein, giving the protein MPGRSATAALALVVVLSCLAATGCRDGHAGTPRADAAVASTTPPVAPAPRPPRVVTLGFAGDVHFQLNLTSLLDDDTLGPITRALQEPDLTMVNLETAITADGVRDPKELEVPDQRYWYRAPPQALDLLDRSGVDVVTMANNHGADYGPEGLADTLRAARHSPVRVVGIGRDRAAAFTPYRVSVHHTRLAVFAADATPREGASAVWEAGARTPGIAAVRDRASFGRLLRGLRAADPDEVAVVYLHWGIQERSCPSPVQRRMAHALAAAGADVVVGTHTHVQQGAGWLGDTYVAYGLGNFVWYVNHHPDTGVLRVRLEDGHAVLDDWVPAEIQMFGRPLPRHGRERAAAVARWRALRACAGLAARPDDLPAFRGSVHRVDSVVGARCPVGREHLRALRLSYVGFDRRRHRGELVVAARYARDLVAAFGVLYDARWPIRQMRPVGDFGSDDDRSMAADNTSGHNCRRVARSHAWSAHAYGAAVDINPVENPYLLDGSVRPPAGRPFAHLDRSRGSPVPRGTIRDDDVVVEAFAAIGWEWGGAWAEPDYQHFAAPRR; this is encoded by the coding sequence GTGCCCGGCCGGAGCGCGACCGCTGCGCTCGCCCTGGTGGTCGTCCTGTCCTGCCTGGCCGCGACGGGCTGCCGGGACGGGCACGCCGGTACGCCGCGGGCGGACGCTGCCGTGGCCAGCACGACGCCGCCGGTGGCGCCCGCCCCGAGACCTCCGCGCGTGGTGACACTGGGCTTCGCGGGCGACGTCCACTTCCAGCTCAACCTCACGTCGTTGCTGGACGACGACACCCTGGGCCCCATCACGCGGGCCCTGCAGGAACCCGACCTGACCATGGTCAACCTCGAGACCGCCATCACCGCCGACGGTGTCCGGGACCCCAAGGAGCTCGAGGTGCCCGACCAGCGCTACTGGTACCGCGCGCCGCCGCAGGCCCTCGACCTGCTCGACCGGAGCGGCGTCGACGTGGTCACGATGGCCAACAACCACGGCGCGGACTACGGCCCGGAGGGACTCGCCGACACGCTGCGCGCCGCACGGCACAGCCCGGTGCGGGTCGTGGGGATCGGCCGCGACCGCGCCGCGGCCTTCACGCCGTACCGCGTCTCGGTGCACCACACCCGTCTCGCCGTCTTCGCCGCCGACGCGACGCCGCGCGAGGGGGCGAGCGCCGTGTGGGAGGCCGGCGCCCGTACCCCCGGGATCGCCGCCGTCCGCGACCGTGCGTCCTTCGGCCGGCTCCTGCGCGGGCTGCGCGCGGCCGACCCCGACGAGGTGGCGGTCGTCTACCTGCACTGGGGCATCCAGGAGCGGTCCTGTCCGAGCCCCGTCCAGCGACGGATGGCGCACGCCCTCGCGGCTGCGGGCGCCGACGTCGTCGTGGGCACGCACACCCACGTCCAGCAGGGCGCGGGGTGGCTCGGCGACACCTACGTCGCCTACGGCCTGGGCAACTTCGTCTGGTACGTCAACCACCACCCCGACACCGGCGTGCTCCGCGTGCGGCTGGAGGACGGGCACGCCGTGTTGGACGACTGGGTGCCGGCGGAGATCCAGATGTTCGGGCGGCCCCTCCCCCGGCACGGCCGCGAGCGCGCTGCGGCGGTCGCCCGGTGGCGTGCGCTCCGGGCGTGCGCCGGCCTGGCGGCGCGGCCCGACGACCTGCCGGCCTTCCGCGGGTCGGTGCACCGGGTCGACTCCGTGGTCGGCGCCCGCTGCCCCGTGGGGCGGGAGCACCTGCGGGCCCTGCGGCTGTCCTACGTGGGCTTCGACCGGCGTCGCCACCGCGGCGAGCTGGTCGTCGCGGCCCGCTACGCCCGCGACCTGGTCGCCGCCTTCGGCGTCCTGTACGACGCGCGGTGGCCGATCCGGCAGATGCGGCCGGTCGGCGACTTCGGCAGCGACGACGACCGGTCGATGGCCGCCGACAACACCTCCGGCCACAACTGCCGCCGCGTCGCCCGCAGCCACGCCTGGTCGGCCCACGCCTACGGGGCCGCGGTCGACATCAACCCCGTGGAGAACCCTTATCTGCTCGACGGATCGGTCCGGCCGCCCGCCGGGCGCCCCTTCGCCCACCTCGACCGGTCCCGCGGGTCACCCGTCCCGCGCGGCACCATCCGCGACGATGACGTCGTGGTCGAGGCGTTCGCCGCGATCGGCTGGGAGTGGGGCGGCGCCTGGGCGGAGCCGGACTACCAGCACTTCGCGGCGCCGCGTCGGTGA